The Triticum aestivum cultivar Chinese Spring chromosome 7B, IWGSC CS RefSeq v2.1, whole genome shotgun sequence genome window below encodes:
- the LOC123159547 gene encoding transcription factor MYB15, with product MGHHSCCNQQKVKRGLWSPEEDEKLVRYITTHGYGCWSEVPEKAGLQRCGKSCRLRWINYLRPDIRRGRFSPEEEKLIISLHAIVGNRWAHIASHLPGRTDNEIKNYWNSWIKKKIRKAPAAPNVTTTTSSTTSTSPPNNGLAPCSGSTATSDVHHRRLQHPTFSCAPAGDHLQLDAIIGHHQSTSLALPVAAGAGQEDSPPGMSHHCPLFMFDTGVVSTPFASAAAQQHPFIASFTAAMAEADTPSCYHLPPLVDGMGAMGMCMEAMDDHCGARAGMGNGCFGDEQRQRRRPELEEEEGEQLGQHEQWDEEQLLMWDDQEVLTPSNMEAMQSGAHSLLFMGPNA from the exons ATGGGGCATCACTCTTGCTGCAACCAGCAGAAGGTGAAGAGGGGCCTGTGGTCTCCTGAGGAGGATGAGAAGCTCGTCCGCTACATCACCACCCACGGATATGGCTGCTGGAGCGAGGTCCCCGAGAAAGCCG GATTGCAGCGGTGTGGGAAGAGCTGCCGGCTGCGGTGGATCAACTACCTGAGGCCCGACATCCGGCGAGGGCGGTTCTCGCCTGAGGAGGAGAAGCTCATCATCAGTCTCCACGCCATTGTTGGCAACAG GTGGGCCCACATTGCCAGCCACTTGCCTGGCCGGACCGACAACGAGATCAAGAACTACTGGAACTCGTGGATCAAGAAGAAGATACGCAAGGCTCCGGCGGCGCCGAACGTAACTACCACCACCTCGTCCACGACATCGACGAGCCCACCTAACAACGGCCTGGCACCGTGCAGCGGCAGCACGGCCACGTCGGACGTCCACCACCGCCGTCTGCAGCATCCGACGTTCAGCTGCGCACCAGCGGGGGACCACCTgcagctcgacgccatcatcggcCACCACCAGAGCACCAGCCTAGCCCTGCCGGTTGCCGCCGGGGCCGGGCAGGAGGACTCGCCGCCAGGCATGTCGCATCACTGCCCGCTCTTCATGTTCGACACCGGCGTCGTCAGCACGCCGTTCGCATCCGCTGCGGCCCAGCAGCACCCGTTCATCGCCAGCTTCACGGCAGCGATGGCGGAAGCGGACACGCCCAGTTGCTACCACCTACCTCCCTTGGTGGACGGCATGGGTGCCATGGGAATGTGCATGGAAGCCATGGACGATCACTGCGGCGCCCGCGCCGGCATGGGCAATGGGTGCTTCGGGGACGAgcagaggcagcggcggcggccggagctggaggaggaggagggggagcaacTAGGGCAGCATGAGCAGTGGGACGAGGAGCAGCTGCTGATGTGGGATGATCAAGAAGTACTAACACCGTCCAACATGGAGGCCATGCAAAGTGGTGCACACTCCCTCCTTTTTATGGGACCAAACGCATGA
- the LOC123160772 gene encoding probable transcription factor At5g61620 isoform X1: MCLHSSPPTSPNKTPPPHSSEPAAGMPQDSRPPGMRLFGVTIAPAPQLDPPDRDRDPSPNPPVAVREDVMRKCKSMGNLAALASACPSGDAGGAGDGYLSDGGLLQSSGKRRRAQERKKAVPWTEEEHRTFLAGLEKLGKGDWRGIAKNFVTTRTPTQVASHAQKYFLRQTNPNKKKRRSSLFDMMASDLSPAPNCPILPPTMAKFHDMVTMTNQLQNSSLEGVSSSNAANLAKQVTRDLPPPVPSFKATNVDASLSKMNHMDCFSRVPSLFRPIPIVPEGTPPSAPATANTSALTFEANLTSCTSAFLIPRSGPSPLPPATTAKTDHPAENKDLELTVGLPSQQNITNNISSQNAVGVIQVV, encoded by the exons ATGTGTCTCCATTCGTCCCCTCCGACATCTCCCAATAAAACGCCACCGCCCCACTCGTCGGAGCCGGCCGCCGGGATGCCTCAAGATTCGCGCCCGCCCGGGATGCGCCTCTTTGGCGTCACCATTGCGCCGGCGCCGCAGTTGGATCCCCCGGACAGGGACCGGGATCCGAGCCCCAACCCACCGGTGGCGGTGAGGGAGGACGTGATGCGCAAGTGCAAGAGCATGGGCAACCTGGCCGCCCTCGCCTCAGCCTGCCCCTCCGGGGACGCTGGAGGCGCGGGCGACGGGTACCTCTCCGACGGCGGCCTTCTGCAGTCGTCCGGCAAGCGGCGGAGGGCGCAGGAGAGAAAGAAAG CTGTCCCTTGGACTGAAGAAGAGCATAGGACATTTCTTGCTGGTCTCGAAAAGCTGGGGAAGGGAGACTGGAGGGGTATAGCAAAAAATTTCGTTACTACCAGGACACCAACTCAAGTGGCCAGTCATGCTCAGAAATATTTTCTCAGACAAACTAATCCAAACAAGAAGAAGCGCAGATCTAGCCTTTTCGATATGATGGCAAGCGATTTG TCACCAGCACCAAATTGCCCCATCTTACCACCAACAATGGCAAAATTTCATGATATGGTAACTATGACTAATCAACTCCAGAACAGCAGCTTG GAAGGAGTATCATCTTCGAATGCAGCTAATCTAGCAAAACAAGTTACAAGAGATCTTCCTCCCCCAGTTCCATCTTTTAAGGCAACAAATGTGGATGCAAGTCTCAGCAAAATGAACCACATG GATTGCTTCTCGCGGGTACCCTCGCTGTTCAGACCAATTCCAATAGTCCCTGAAGGGACACCTCCATCAGCTCCCGCGACTGCCAACACAAGTGCCCTGACATTTGAAGCTAACCTGACTTCATGTACTAGCGCATTCCTGATCCCGCGAAGCGGTCCTTCACCATTGCCTCCTGCGACGACTGCGAAGACAGATCATCCAGCAGAGAACAAGGATCTGGAGCTGACGGTTGGCCTGCCGTCCCAACAAAACATCACCAACAACATATCTTCCCAGAATGCGGTAGGCGTGATCCAAGTCGTTTAA
- the LOC123160772 gene encoding transcription factor MYBS3 isoform X2, producing MPQDSRPPGMRLFGVTIAPAPQLDPPDRDRDPSPNPPVAVREDVMRKCKSMGNLAALASACPSGDAGGAGDGYLSDGGLLQSSGKRRRAQERKKAVPWTEEEHRTFLAGLEKLGKGDWRGIAKNFVTTRTPTQVASHAQKYFLRQTNPNKKKRRSSLFDMMASDLSPAPNCPILPPTMAKFHDMVTMTNQLQNSSLEGVSSSNAANLAKQVTRDLPPPVPSFKATNVDASLSKMNHMSLLR from the exons ATGCCTCAAGATTCGCGCCCGCCCGGGATGCGCCTCTTTGGCGTCACCATTGCGCCGGCGCCGCAGTTGGATCCCCCGGACAGGGACCGGGATCCGAGCCCCAACCCACCGGTGGCGGTGAGGGAGGACGTGATGCGCAAGTGCAAGAGCATGGGCAACCTGGCCGCCCTCGCCTCAGCCTGCCCCTCCGGGGACGCTGGAGGCGCGGGCGACGGGTACCTCTCCGACGGCGGCCTTCTGCAGTCGTCCGGCAAGCGGCGGAGGGCGCAGGAGAGAAAGAAAG CTGTCCCTTGGACTGAAGAAGAGCATAGGACATTTCTTGCTGGTCTCGAAAAGCTGGGGAAGGGAGACTGGAGGGGTATAGCAAAAAATTTCGTTACTACCAGGACACCAACTCAAGTGGCCAGTCATGCTCAGAAATATTTTCTCAGACAAACTAATCCAAACAAGAAGAAGCGCAGATCTAGCCTTTTCGATATGATGGCAAGCGATTTG TCACCAGCACCAAATTGCCCCATCTTACCACCAACAATGGCAAAATTTCATGATATGGTAACTATGACTAATCAACTCCAGAACAGCAGCTTG GAAGGAGTATCATCTTCGAATGCAGCTAATCTAGCAAAACAAGTTACAAGAGATCTTCCTCCCCCAGTTCCATCTTTTAAGGCAACAAATGTGGATGCAAGTCTCAGCAAAATGAACCACATG AGTCTTTTGCGATGA